From the Salvelinus fontinalis isolate EN_2023a chromosome 35, ASM2944872v1, whole genome shotgun sequence genome, one window contains:
- the LOC129834890 gene encoding transaldolase-like — protein sequence MLLLRISEAIEEYKPQDATTNPSLILAAAKMAAYQHLVDQAIKYGIAKGGPEEEQVTNTMDKLFVSFGLEILKKIPGRVSTEVDARLSYDKDEMVARALRIIALYEEAGIKKDRVLIKLSSTWEGIQAGRELEEKHGVHCNMTLLFSFAQAVACAEAKVTLISPFVGRIMDWYKENTAQKSYEAHEDPGVISVTKIYNHYKKYDYTTVVMGASFRNTGEVKALAGCDLLTISPSLLGELSKDHSTITPMLTVQKAKACDLEKVHLDEKEFRWQHNEDRMAVEKLSDGIRKFAADAIKLETMIKEKMLNVKNGQ from the exons ATGCTTCTTCTCAGGATAAGTGAAG ccattgaagagtacaAGCCCCAGGATGCCACCACCAACCCCTCCCTCATCCTGGCTGCTGCCAAGATGGCCGCCTACCAGCATCTGGTCGACCAGGCCATCAAATACGGCATCGCCAAGGGCGG ACCTGAGGAGGAGCAGGTCACCAACACCATGGACAAGCTGTTTGTGAGCTTCGGCCTGGAGATCCTGAAGAAGATCCCAGGCAGGGTCTCCACGGAGGTAGATGCCAG GCTTTCGTACGATAAGGATGAGATGGTGGCTCGGGCCCTGCGGATCATTGCCTTGTACGAAGAGGCTGGTATCAAGAAGGACCGTGTTCTCATCAAGCTCTCTTCAACATGGGAAGGCATCCAGGCTGGCAG ggagctggaggagaaGCACGGGGTCCACTGCAACATGACCCTGCTGTTCTCCTTCGCCCAGGCAGTGGCCTGCGCCGAGGCCAAAGTCACCCTCATCTCACCCTTTGTGGGTCGCATCATGGACTGGTACAAGGAGAACACTGCCCAGAAGAGCTACGAGGCCCATGAGGACCCAG GTGTGATCAGTGTGACCAAGATCTACAACCACTACAAGAAGTATGACTATACCACGGTGGTGATGGGAGCTTCCTTCAGGAACACCGGGGAGGTCAAGGCCCTGGCCGGCTGTGACCTGCTTACCATTTCCCCCAGCCTACTGGGAGAGCTGAGCAAAGACCACAGCACCATCACGCCAATGCTTACGGTTCAGAAAG CCAAGGCCTGTGACTTGGAGAAGGTTCACCTGGATGAGAAGGAATTCCGCTGGCAACACAATGAGGACCGCATGGCCGTGGAGAAGCTCTCTGACGGCATCCGCAAGTTCGCCGCCGACGCCATCAAGCTGGAGACTATGATCAAG GAGAAGATGCTGAATGTGAAGAACGGCCAGTAA